Within the Glycine soja cultivar W05 chromosome 3, ASM419377v2, whole genome shotgun sequence genome, the region CACAATCCCTGTATATGTTTGCAACCAACAaagtaaaatagaattaatttaGACAACAattgaatgataataataaattgtaaaatcCAAATAATATTAGCAAAAGACCCATTCAATTTCACATACATAAGTTGTCCTTGTGAATAACCAGTGTGCAGCTTAAGTGTCTCAGTCCAAAGGGGAGCCTTATTCAGAGTGCATCTAGCTGCAAACACTGCTGAGGCAGCAACCATTGATGGGAAGTACTTTAAGGTGGCATAGTGCATCATTCCCAACTCAGACAGAAAATGTGCCATGTTTTCTAACTGCAATTGcagaaattaagaaataaattcagACAAGACATCAGCAAAGAGGGAATCATAATTTAAgagatttgaaaagaaaaaaaaaggtctcACTCACACTCACTCACCTCCTGATCTGGGACTGATGCCTTGATGAAACGAACCAGGAAAACAAAAGTTGTTGGCACAGTCAAATTCCATTCCAGCTTATTCAATATGGTTTTCTCCATGACCAGAACCTGTTCATGAGTATAATCTGTGAGGCGGACTAATTCATCAACCTGCAATTCAAGACAAGTGTCATTGCCTTAACATTCATTGAAAACTAGTACGATACATGTGCATCCTCACGGGTGACATTGATGCTTCCGTGCATTTTAAAAGCAAGtaaacaattatataaataatcaatttacTAAGGTCTTTGCTGTTAGAGATGTTGTTGTTTATGCTGGCTAGTATATTGTTTTCAAAAGGCTAaactatgaattaaaaaactGAAACCGCTAACAtattaaaatgcattcataatACATCAATGAACACGTCTTCTAGGTAGCAAGTTAGCAACAAATATATATACCTCAAGAGTCCAAATTTCTTCATATTTGGATGCCATCAGCATGGCACTGATGCCAACCAATTGCATTTCCAACCTTGGAACTGTCTTAACAGCTAGGAACCGATCAATTATGTTGATGGTCAGGTAAATGGTCTCAAGTGAAAGGTCAAGGTTGGTGTGGACATCTATCAGCCAATTAACTAGAATAGCTCTCGACCTCTGATCTATCTCAGGTTGTGAGTCTATGTAGTCATGAGGGTGGTTCTCGTTCTTCATGCATCAAATTAATGGGCATTCACAAATTAGAATGTCATCAcatcaaacacaacaaaaagtaaaaaatagcaATGAAAGGAATCATGTTTGTACCTCAACTAGCTTATAGAACTTGCAAATGTCATCAATATACTCCACAGCAGCAAGCTCATTGTCAGAATCAGAAGCGTCAATGTCAATAATCTGCTCCCTTGGTTTGTTTGTTATGTCACATGCTGCCTGCAATATAACATCACAATAACTTCTTGTGAAGAAAAGAAGCATATATACTGGCATACAACATAGCATGGTTGGGTTCAGATAAACACAGAAGGttctttttttacattttatttctattatcaTTTATCTCAACTCACGT harbors:
- the LOC114406607 gene encoding G2/mitotic-specific cyclin S13-7-like; amino-acid sequence: MASRGEAVVWGGKQQKKKKGIAVGRNRKILGDIGNLVNRPITRSFSAQILAKVQAAAKNNKKQASVKVKPKAEEVIDIEAGPDKEVQKNKNKESRASTSVLTARSNAACDITNKPREQIIDIDASDSDNELAAVEYIDDICKFYKLVENENHPHDYIDSQPEIDQRSRAILVNWLIDVHTNLDLSLETIYLTINIIDRFLAVKTVPRLEMQLVGISAMLMASKYEEIWTLEVDELVRLTDYTHEQVLVMEKTILNKLEWNLTVPTTFVFLVRFIKASVPDQELENMAHFLSELGMMHYATLKYFPSMVAASAVFAARCTLNKAPLWTETLKLHTGYSQGQLMDCARLLVSFHSMAGNGEEKVVYIKYSDPEKGAVAMLPPAKNLMPEGSDSQ